A genomic segment from Nodularia sphaerocarpa UHCC 0038 encodes:
- a CDS encoding ABC transporter ATP-binding protein yields MNEPLIELKGISKSFGSNKVLDNVDLTIYRGEAVGIIGPSGTGKSTVLRIIAGLMAPDSGEIYIQGVRRDGLIEDSADPIGIGMVFQQAALFDSLTVDENVGFLLYQHSKIPRSRIQQLVKEKLEMVGLSGISHLYPSELSGGMRKRVSFARAIISNPDNLTEGPEVLLYDEPTAGLDPIASTVIEDLIRELQLTQGVCSTYAIVTHQDSTIRRTTDRLVFLYQGKVQWEGRVSEIDTTENPLIRQFISGSVQGPIQVAG; encoded by the coding sequence ATGAATGAACCATTAATTGAACTGAAAGGCATTTCTAAGTCCTTTGGTAGCAATAAAGTTTTAGATAATGTGGATTTGACGATTTACCGGGGGGAAGCTGTAGGAATTATTGGTCCTTCAGGAACTGGTAAATCAACGGTTTTACGAATTATTGCCGGATTAATGGCTCCCGATAGCGGAGAAATTTATATCCAAGGGGTACGGCGAGATGGGTTAATTGAGGACAGTGCTGATCCGATTGGCATTGGGATGGTGTTTCAACAGGCGGCGTTATTTGATTCTTTGACTGTAGATGAAAATGTGGGTTTTTTACTGTATCAACATTCCAAGATACCGCGATCGCGCATTCAACAACTCGTTAAAGAAAAATTAGAAATGGTTGGTTTATCTGGAATCAGCCATCTCTACCCATCTGAACTATCTGGGGGAATGCGAAAACGGGTAAGTTTTGCCCGTGCGATTATCTCTAATCCTGATAATCTCACAGAGGGTCCCGAAGTTTTACTCTACGACGAACCCACCGCCGGACTTGACCCCATTGCCTCAACAGTCATAGAAGATTTAATTCGTGAATTACAATTGACACAAGGAGTTTGTAGTACTTATGCAATTGTGACGCACCAAGATAGTACCATTCGCCGTACAACTGATAGACTAGTGTTTCTTTATCAAGGTAAAGTGCAGTGGGAAGGTAGAGTTAGTGAGATAGATACCACAGAAAATCCCTTGATTAGACAATTTATTAGTGGCAGTGTACAAGGACCAATTCAGGTGGCTGGGTAG
- a CDS encoding DUF3288 family protein codes for MSELHGNKDQQHPLYNRDRPSINILLAQEATNYNLAELARLKIRYQGFPGARDIQKDLDQVLQQWGLTEAELFEKTRQMHNIGGIYQSRGKKEEEDWN; via the coding sequence ATGTCTGAATTACACGGGAATAAGGATCAACAACATCCTCTTTATAATCGCGATCGCCCCTCTATTAATATTTTACTCGCTCAAGAGGCAACAAACTACAATTTAGCCGAATTAGCTAGATTAAAAATTCGTTATCAAGGCTTTCCAGGGGCGAGAGACATCCAAAAAGATTTGGATCAAGTCTTACAGCAGTGGGGTTTGACGGAAGCTGAACTTTTTGAGAAAACCCGCCAGATGCACAATATTGGCGGAATTTATCAAAGTCGTGGCAAAAAAGAAGAGGAAGATTGGAATTAG
- a CDS encoding M56 family metallopeptidase, protein MHLMMILTAITVAWSLRHSVNHLQGNWDIRWRRSLFLFLFPPLLIFMTAIAVLFMGPQGKMGGIHTGWWSYELALILLGFFAILCITLAFQGCQSVESARKSPLVNIQGKQVRLLNTDAPFAGQIGFWHPELVVSQGLLQTLSPDHVESVLAHEQGHYHYRDTFWFFWLGWVRACTSWLPNTDALWEELLVLRELRADSYAASQVDPLLLAESLLIVVTNSSSSVSSQICCAALGASGSERLEQRIEALLAPPEPTPEINSQSWNSFLLAFLPLLTVVFHT, encoded by the coding sequence ATGCATCTGATGATGATTTTGACTGCGATCACAGTTGCTTGGAGTTTAAGACACTCCGTTAATCATCTCCAAGGTAACTGGGATATCCGATGGCGGCGATCGCTATTTTTATTTCTCTTCCCCCCATTATTAATTTTCATGACAGCGATCGCAGTGTTATTCATGGGGCCTCAAGGCAAAATGGGCGGGATACACACCGGCTGGTGGAGTTATGAACTAGCATTAATTCTGCTAGGCTTTTTTGCTATTTTATGCATTACCCTAGCCTTCCAAGGTTGCCAATCTGTAGAATCTGCCCGTAAATCCCCCCTAGTCAATATTCAGGGTAAACAAGTTCGGTTACTGAACACAGACGCGCCCTTTGCGGGTCAAATAGGCTTTTGGCATCCAGAATTAGTAGTTAGTCAAGGATTGCTGCAAACCCTCTCTCCTGACCATGTAGAGAGTGTCTTAGCACATGAACAAGGACACTACCATTACCGAGACACATTTTGGTTTTTCTGGCTGGGTTGGGTACGCGCTTGTACCAGTTGGTTACCCAATACAGATGCTTTGTGGGAGGAACTCTTAGTATTGCGAGAATTACGTGCTGACAGTTACGCAGCTTCACAGGTAGATCCTTTGCTACTGGCGGAGTCATTGCTCATAGTCGTAACTAACAGCAGTAGCAGTGTATCATCGCAAATTTGCTGTGCCGCTTTAGGGGCTAGTGGAAGCGAGCGATTAGAACAAAGAATAGAAGCTTTATTAGCACCACCAGAACCCACACCAGAAATCAACTCTCAGTCTTGGAATAGTTTTCTCTTAGCATTTCTACCACTATTGACTGTAGTATTTCATACTTAA
- a CDS encoding 2-phosphosulfolactate phosphatase family protein codes for MKLFIYHTPELTPTGETPDCAIAVDVLRATSTIATVLASGGEAVQVFSDLEQLIAVSEKWPPEKRLRAGERGGAKVADFDLGNSPLDCTREVVEGRRLFISTTNGTRALQRIEHSPSVLAAALINRAAVVQYLLDKQPETVWIVGSGWEGTFSLEDTVCAGAIAHSLAEKSQFSQDELAGNDEVISAIALYSQWQNDLLGLFHQASHGKRLLRLESHEDLKYCAQTDILDVLPIQQELGVLKSQ; via the coding sequence GTGAAGCTATTCATATACCACACTCCGGAATTGACTCCCACCGGCGAAACTCCAGACTGCGCGATCGCAGTTGATGTTTTGCGGGCTACTAGCACCATAGCAACCGTTTTGGCATCTGGTGGCGAAGCTGTGCAAGTGTTCAGCGATTTAGAACAACTGATTGCAGTCAGCGAAAAATGGCCCCCGGAAAAACGACTCCGAGCTGGAGAACGCGGCGGTGCTAAAGTTGCTGACTTTGATTTGGGTAACTCTCCCCTTGATTGCACACGGGAAGTAGTTGAGGGGCGGCGTTTGTTCATCAGTACCACCAATGGAACTCGCGCTTTACAACGGATAGAACACTCCCCCAGTGTACTGGCCGCAGCTTTGATTAATCGGGCGGCGGTGGTGCAGTATCTCTTGGATAAACAACCAGAGACTGTGTGGATTGTCGGTTCTGGTTGGGAAGGCACTTTTTCTTTAGAAGATACAGTTTGTGCTGGGGCGATCGCTCATAGTCTTGCAGAGAAGTCCCAATTTTCTCAGGATGAATTAGCCGGTAATGATGAAGTAATTAGTGCGATCGCTCTTTACTCACAATGGCAGAATGACTTATTGGGATTATTCCACCAAGCCAGCCACGGCAAAAGATTACTACGTCTGGAATCACACGAAGATTTAAAATATTGCGCTCAAACCGATATTTTAGATGTCTTGCCTATACAGCAAGAACTGGGGGTTTTGAAAAGTCAGTAA
- a CDS encoding NYN domain-containing protein yields MPRSLLQSVLLVDGYNIIGAWPCLKKTRDHAGLEAARWELVEAMTSYSSFQGYDTQIVFDAQYHQASSNKEIITELLSVHYTDFGQTADTYIEKSCASMRYQKAHSLIHRVIVATSDRAQQLMVQGYGAEWLSAQQLSGEVESTVCRMRHKYQQRKQSKSRFLANSIDAKARQRLAELRMGLQ; encoded by the coding sequence ATGCCGCGTTCTTTACTCCAATCCGTCTTGTTAGTAGACGGATACAATATAATTGGTGCTTGGCCTTGCCTGAAAAAAACCCGTGATCATGCCGGATTAGAGGCTGCACGCTGGGAATTGGTGGAGGCCATGACTAGCTACAGCTCTTTTCAAGGTTATGATACTCAAATAGTTTTTGATGCCCAATATCATCAAGCTTCTAGCAATAAAGAAATTATTACAGAACTCTTATCAGTTCATTACACTGATTTTGGGCAAACGGCAGACACCTATATTGAAAAATCCTGTGCATCTATGCGCTATCAAAAGGCGCACTCTCTGATTCATCGCGTGATTGTGGCTACTTCAGACCGCGCACAGCAGTTGATGGTACAGGGGTATGGTGCTGAATGGTTGTCGGCACAGCAACTGTCTGGTGAAGTAGAAAGTACAGTTTGTCGGATGCGACATAAATATCAACAGCGCAAACAATCCAAAAGTAGGTTCTTGGCTAACTCTATTGATGCCAAAGCGCGACAGCGACTGGCGGAATTGCGAATGGGATTACAGTAG
- a CDS encoding phytoene desaturase family protein produces MNSALRTQHSQSDVIVIGSGIGGLCAAGLLARYGKRVIVCESHAIPGGTAHSFRRRGFEFDSGPSFYCGLTDPQSLNPVTQVLKVLGESLQVIPYDPLGHYHFPEAIFAVYRHAEKYLAEVDKITPQGAKEFQQFAERLLKLYEGMKGIPTLALRADWQVILVLMTRYLPSLTKMLPNLPLVQSSVGNVMDATVKDPWVRRLIDLECFLLSGLKAHGTIAPEVAFMLGERSRAGVEYPLGGSGAIVDALVRGLERWGGKLLLGSHVEQILLESGQAVGVKLRNGEILKAPIVISNATIWDTYNHLLRPEDLPASYRQVALETPAVDSFMHLHLGIKANGLENLTGHHVVVHDSNQDITVPGNTCMISIPSVWDATLAPDGHHVVHAYTLEPYAGWERNDGYETRKKEKAQTLYRALEGVIPDIRQRVVLELIGTPLTHAHYLRRYQGTYGPAIVAGQGMFPSTQTPIKGLYRVGDSTMPGIGVPAVAASGILCANSLVTVREMGELLDGLKF; encoded by the coding sequence ATGAACTCAGCACTCAGAACTCAGCACTCTCAAAGTGATGTTATCGTGATTGGTAGCGGTATTGGTGGGTTATGCGCTGCGGGATTACTGGCTCGTTATGGTAAGCGGGTGATTGTGTGTGAAAGCCACGCAATTCCCGGAGGTACAGCCCATAGTTTTAGACGAAGAGGATTTGAATTTGATTCTGGCCCCTCCTTTTATTGTGGTCTTACAGATCCTCAGAGTTTGAATCCTGTAACACAAGTTCTTAAAGTTCTAGGCGAATCTCTCCAAGTTATCCCCTATGATCCATTAGGACACTACCATTTTCCTGAAGCCATTTTTGCAGTTTATCGCCATGCAGAGAAGTACCTGGCTGAGGTGGATAAAATTACGCCCCAAGGTGCGAAGGAATTTCAACAATTTGCCGAACGCTTATTAAAGCTATATGAAGGGATGAAAGGTATTCCCACTCTAGCTTTGAGAGCAGATTGGCAGGTAATTTTGGTATTAATGACACGTTATTTACCATCTTTAACGAAAATGTTACCTAACTTACCCCTTGTTCAGTCTTCTGTAGGTAATGTTATGGATGCTACAGTTAAAGACCCTTGGGTACGTCGGCTCATTGACCTGGAATGCTTTTTATTATCTGGTTTAAAGGCACACGGCACAATTGCCCCAGAGGTAGCTTTTATGTTAGGTGAGCGCTCCCGTGCTGGAGTTGAGTATCCTCTGGGAGGAAGTGGTGCAATTGTTGATGCTTTGGTGAGGGGTTTAGAACGTTGGGGTGGTAAGTTACTTCTGGGGAGTCATGTTGAGCAAATCTTGCTGGAATCGGGTCAAGCTGTGGGTGTAAAGTTGCGAAATGGTGAAATTCTCAAAGCACCGATAGTCATTTCTAACGCGACGATTTGGGATACTTACAATCACCTATTACGCCCTGAAGATTTACCTGCATCCTATCGGCAAGTTGCATTAGAAACACCAGCCGTTGATAGTTTTATGCATTTGCACTTAGGTATTAAGGCGAATGGGTTAGAAAATTTGACGGGACATCATGTAGTAGTTCATGATTCAAATCAAGATATCACCGTACCGGGTAATACTTGCATGATTTCTATTCCCAGTGTGTGGGATGCAACTTTAGCACCAGATGGACATCATGTAGTTCATGCTTACACTCTGGAACCTTATGCAGGATGGGAACGAAATGATGGGTATGAAACCAGGAAAAAAGAGAAGGCGCAAACTTTATATCGGGCTTTAGAGGGAGTTATCCCCGATATTCGGCAGCGTGTGGTGTTAGAACTCATTGGAACACCGCTAACTCATGCTCATTATTTACGACGATATCAGGGAACTTATGGACCAGCTATAGTTGCTGGTCAGGGGATGTTTCCTAGTACGCAAACACCGATAAAAGGTTTGTATCGTGTGGGTGATAGTACTATGCCGGGAATTGGTGTACCTGCGGTAGCTGCATCCGGGATTTTGTGTGCTAATAGTTTGGTGACTGTGCGGGAAATGGGGGAGTTATTGGATGGTTTGAAGTTTTAG
- a CDS encoding BlaI/MecI/CopY family transcriptional regulator: MAPLPDYRPKQMSVGPLEAEILNIIWELGSATVKDVHDRILSDPNRELAYTSVTTVLRRLTDKGWLACNKQGRAFYWLPKLTKQQAQVIKAHEKLQQFLAVGNPDVIAAFADSLDAAASDQLEAIAQRIQAARQAREEQ; this comes from the coding sequence ATGGCACCTTTACCCGACTACCGCCCCAAACAAATGTCTGTAGGCCCCTTGGAAGCAGAAATTTTGAATATCATCTGGGAACTGGGTTCAGCTACAGTCAAAGATGTACACGATCGCATTCTCTCAGATCCCAACCGGGAACTGGCTTATACTTCAGTAACTACCGTTTTACGTCGTCTCACTGATAAAGGTTGGCTAGCCTGTAACAAACAAGGAAGAGCATTTTATTGGCTACCAAAGCTGACAAAGCAGCAAGCACAAGTAATTAAGGCACATGAAAAGTTACAGCAATTTCTTGCCGTGGGTAATCCCGATGTCATCGCCGCCTTTGCTGATAGTCTAGATGCAGCCGCTAGCGATCAACTAGAAGCGATCGCTCAACGCATTCAAGCCGCACGCCAAGCCAGGGAGGAACAATAA
- a CDS encoding ABC transporter ATP-binding protein, whose product MSEVGIKVKDLEFSWPNGAKAIQSCSLEVPVGEFWMLLGTNGSGKSTLLRLLAGLLAPQSGEIKVLEPVGFVFQNPDHQLVMPTVGADVAFGLVEEKLPPATVRTRVEEALGSVNLSALQLRPIYALSGGQKQRVAIAGAIARRCEILLLDEPTALLDPDSQLDLVDGVRRLVKSRGITALWVTHRLDELNYCDGAFLLEKGRLIDKGEPQRLKQRLMTMDDGAA is encoded by the coding sequence ATGTCAGAAGTTGGCATTAAGGTCAAGGATTTAGAATTTAGTTGGCCTAATGGGGCGAAGGCAATCCAATCTTGCTCTCTGGAAGTACCTGTGGGTGAATTTTGGATGCTTTTGGGTACAAATGGCAGTGGCAAATCTACTTTACTCCGATTACTGGCCGGGCTATTAGCTCCTCAGTCCGGTGAAATTAAGGTTTTAGAACCGGTTGGCTTTGTCTTTCAAAATCCTGATCATCAACTGGTAATGCCAACTGTTGGTGCTGACGTGGCTTTTGGATTGGTGGAAGAAAAGTTACCGCCTGCTACGGTGAGGACAAGGGTTGAGGAGGCTTTAGGTTCGGTGAATTTGTCTGCTCTACAATTACGCCCAATCTATGCTTTGAGTGGGGGACAAAAACAACGTGTGGCGATCGCAGGTGCGATCGCTCGGCGTTGTGAAATCTTATTATTAGATGAACCCACAGCTTTACTCGATCCAGATAGCCAATTGGACTTGGTGGATGGTGTCCGTCGCTTAGTCAAAAGTCGGGGAATTACAGCCCTGTGGGTGACTCATCGCCTAGATGAGTTGAATTACTGTGACGGTGCTTTTTTACTAGAAAAAGGCCGTTTGATAGACAAGGGTGAACCTCAGCGTCTTAAACAACGTTTGATGACAATGGATGATGGAGCTGCTTAA
- a CDS encoding MlaD family protein, producing the protein MREIITNSFASRRTLREGSVGLLILLGLGAFVMIVLWLNRFTAGSNSYKFMVEFANAGGMQRGAPVRYRGVKVGNISKVQASSNAVQVEIEIAPADLVISRDVVIEANQSGLISESIIDITPKTSIPMGAIAKPLDNNCDDSLIICDGSRLSGKIGISIDELIRSSTNLATTYNDPEFYQKLNRLLESSTAAATGVASLTQDFQALSKSFEQQLGTFSATANSVQQSTNELTRSATKTVNQLGATASEFSSTANQANRLLSNLDELVTTNRSSLVGALNNITETSNQLRVTVSSLSPAFNQLTQGELLNNLESLSANAAQASANLRDASQALNDPQNLVLMQQTLDSARVTFENTQKITSDLDELTGDPAFRQNLLQLVNGLSGLVSSTEQMQQDVKVAATLDSLKTAVSKTAVKQPPVNQPVVKQTPVSTPKIELPILKPKQQALNIKPIPAAVDIFEQNPQPIINPAIPDSSQEKLLQQLRKYGEERKIDE; encoded by the coding sequence ATGCGCGAGATCATAACAAACAGCTTTGCGTCTAGGCGCACATTAAGAGAAGGCTCAGTGGGGTTGCTCATACTCCTGGGGTTGGGCGCATTTGTGATGATTGTCCTCTGGTTAAATAGATTTACAGCAGGTAGCAATTCGTACAAATTTATGGTAGAATTTGCGAATGCTGGTGGTATGCAAAGAGGCGCACCAGTTCGCTATCGTGGTGTAAAAGTCGGCAATATTTCTAAAGTTCAAGCAAGTTCAAATGCCGTACAGGTAGAAATTGAAATTGCTCCAGCTGACTTAGTAATTTCGCGTGATGTGGTAATTGAAGCTAATCAGAGTGGATTAATTAGTGAAAGTATTATTGACATTACACCCAAAACATCGATCCCGATGGGGGCGATCGCCAAACCCCTAGATAATAATTGTGATGACAGCCTGATCATTTGTGATGGTTCTCGATTATCAGGTAAAATTGGCATCAGCATTGATGAACTGATTCGCTCCTCAACTAATTTAGCCACTACATACAATGATCCGGAATTTTACCAAAAACTGAATCGACTTCTAGAAAGCTCCACAGCAGCAGCCACAGGTGTTGCATCCCTGACTCAGGATTTCCAAGCTTTGAGCAAAAGCTTTGAACAACAACTAGGGACATTTTCCGCCACTGCTAATTCAGTACAACAATCCACAAATGAACTCACTAGATCCGCAACTAAAACAGTAAATCAATTAGGTGCGACAGCAAGTGAATTTAGTTCCACAGCCAATCAAGCTAATCGGTTGTTGAGTAACCTAGATGAACTCGTCACAACCAACCGGAGTTCTTTGGTTGGTGCTTTGAACAATATCACCGAAACTAGCAACCAACTCCGGGTGACAGTCAGTAGCCTATCACCTGCATTTAATCAACTAACCCAAGGCGAATTACTCAATAATTTAGAAAGCCTGTCAGCAAATGCAGCCCAAGCCTCAGCCAATTTACGCGACGCTTCTCAAGCCTTAAATGATCCTCAGAATCTAGTGCTAATGCAGCAAACCTTAGATTCAGCCAGGGTGACTTTTGAAAATACCCAAAAAATTACCTCTGATTTAGACGAATTGACAGGTGATCCAGCTTTCCGGCAAAATTTATTGCAATTGGTCAATGGTTTAAGTGGCTTGGTGTCTTCTACAGAACAGATGCAGCAAGATGTCAAGGTAGCTGCTACTTTAGACTCCCTCAAAACAGCCGTAAGCAAAACTGCTGTGAAACAGCCTCCTGTGAATCAACCAGTTGTCAAACAGACTCCTGTTAGTACACCCAAAATTGAGCTTCCCATCCTCAAACCAAAGCAACAAGCGCTGAACATCAAGCCCATACCTGCTGCTGTTGACATTTTTGAACAAAATCCCCAACCAATTATTAATCCAGCCATCCCCGACTCATCCCAAGAAAAGCTCTTACAGCAACTGCGGAAATATGGGGAAGAGCGAAAAATCGATGAATAA
- a CDS encoding ATP-dependent Clp protease ATP-binding subunit, giving the protein MFEHFTSEAIKVIMLAQEEARRLGHNFVGTEQILLGLIGEGTGVAAKVLAELGVTLKEARREVEKIIGRGSGFVPPEIPFTPKVKSLFEQSFREANSLGNNYINTEHLLLGLTEAGEGVAAKVLQNLGVDLKNVRTNVIRRLGEGGSVFASSTGSGSKRTQSVTLEEFGRNLTKLAQEGKLDPVVGRAKEIERTIQILGRRTKNNPILIGEPGVGKTAIAEGLAQRIVNQDAPEILLDKQVISLDMGMVVSGTRFRGDFEERLKKIVEEVRSAGNIILVIDEVHTLVGAGGTEGGLDAANILKPALARGELQCIGATTLNEYRQHIERDAALERRFQSVLIGEPSIEETVEILYGLRGAYEQHHKVHISDEAILAAAELSDRYISDRFLPDKAIDLIDEAGSRVRLRNSRVSIDKELKKQLVGVTKAKEEAVRTQNFGKAGELRGEEMKLEADMQFEPQAEDFVKSLVVNEEDIAQIVASWTGVPVNKLTESESELLLHLEDTLHERLIGQEQAVTAVSRAIRRARVGLKNPNRPIASFIFSGPTGVGKTELAKSLASYFFSSEEAMIRLDMSEYMEGHTVSKLIGSPPGYVGYDDGGQLTEAVRRKPYSVILFDEIEKAHPDVFNMLLQLLDDGHLTDAKGRKVDFKNTLIILTSNIGSKVIEKGGGGLGFDFETAADASYNRIRTLVNEELKAYFRPEFLNRLDDIIVFTQLAKDEVKQIADILLRELANRLTEKGITLEVTERFKERVVEEGYNPSYGARPLRRAIMRLLEDPLAEAMLSGQVTDGVTATVDVDDDNQVTIHGSQQRELLLANAG; this is encoded by the coding sequence ATGTTTGAACACTTCACTTCCGAAGCCATTAAAGTAATTATGTTAGCCCAGGAGGAAGCACGTCGCCTGGGACACAATTTCGTAGGAACTGAACAAATTCTCCTCGGACTAATCGGAGAAGGGACTGGGGTTGCTGCTAAAGTGCTGGCTGAATTGGGCGTTACTCTCAAGGAAGCACGCCGCGAAGTCGAAAAAATTATCGGTAGAGGTTCTGGTTTTGTACCACCAGAAATTCCTTTTACTCCCAAGGTGAAAAGCTTATTCGAGCAATCGTTTAGAGAAGCTAACAGCCTGGGAAATAACTACATCAACACAGAACACTTACTCTTAGGATTAACTGAGGCTGGTGAAGGTGTCGCCGCCAAAGTCCTACAAAATCTAGGAGTAGACCTCAAAAATGTCCGCACAAACGTCATCCGTCGTTTGGGTGAAGGTGGATCTGTTTTCGCTAGTAGTACAGGTAGCGGTTCCAAGCGCACCCAAAGCGTAACTCTAGAGGAATTTGGCAGAAATCTCACGAAATTAGCCCAAGAAGGCAAGCTTGACCCTGTAGTGGGAAGAGCCAAAGAAATTGAGCGTACCATCCAAATACTCGGTCGCCGCACCAAGAATAATCCTATATTAATCGGTGAACCAGGAGTTGGTAAAACTGCGATCGCCGAAGGACTAGCTCAACGTATTGTCAATCAAGATGCACCGGAAATCTTGCTAGATAAGCAAGTTATCAGTCTTGATATGGGGATGGTAGTCTCTGGAACCCGTTTTCGTGGGGACTTTGAAGAACGCCTGAAGAAAATTGTCGAAGAAGTTCGTTCTGCTGGCAATATTATTCTGGTAATTGACGAAGTTCACACCTTAGTTGGTGCTGGTGGTACAGAAGGCGGTTTAGATGCAGCCAATATCCTCAAACCAGCCTTAGCACGGGGTGAACTCCAGTGTATTGGTGCAACCACCCTGAATGAATATCGTCAGCATATTGAGCGTGATGCGGCTTTAGAGCGTCGTTTCCAATCAGTTTTAATTGGGGAACCCTCAATCGAAGAAACTGTGGAAATTCTCTACGGCTTGCGCGGAGCTTACGAGCAGCACCACAAAGTACATATTTCTGATGAAGCAATTCTAGCAGCAGCCGAGTTGTCAGATCGTTACATTAGCGATCGCTTTCTTCCAGATAAAGCAATTGACCTGATTGATGAAGCTGGTTCTCGTGTGCGGTTGCGGAACTCTCGCGTTTCTATCGATAAAGAACTCAAAAAGCAATTAGTCGGTGTGACGAAAGCCAAAGAGGAAGCAGTCAGAACTCAGAACTTTGGCAAAGCTGGAGAACTGCGCGGCGAGGAAATGAAACTCGAAGCCGATATGCAGTTTGAACCACAAGCTGAGGATTTTGTCAAGTCACTCGTTGTCAATGAGGAAGACATTGCTCAAATCGTCGCCTCTTGGACAGGAGTACCAGTCAACAAACTCACAGAATCTGAGTCAGAGTTGCTGCTGCACCTAGAAGACACACTCCACGAACGGTTAATTGGTCAAGAACAAGCCGTTACAGCCGTATCTCGTGCTATTCGTCGCGCCAGAGTCGGGTTAAAAAATCCCAATCGCCCCATTGCTAGTTTTATTTTCTCTGGACCTACCGGAGTGGGTAAAACAGAATTAGCCAAATCCTTGGCATCTTACTTCTTTAGCAGTGAAGAAGCGATGATTCGCCTAGATATGTCCGAGTACATGGAAGGACATACCGTTTCCAAGCTGATTGGTTCACCTCCTGGTTACGTAGGATATGACGATGGCGGACAACTGACAGAAGCCGTGCGCCGCAAACCATACTCAGTGATTCTTTTCGACGAAATCGAAAAAGCGCATCCTGATGTATTTAATATGCTGCTGCAACTTTTGGATGATGGACACCTCACCGACGCAAAAGGTCGGAAAGTGGACTTCAAAAACACCCTAATTATTCTGACTTCCAACATTGGTTCTAAGGTAATTGAAAAAGGTGGTGGTGGTTTAGGCTTTGACTTCGAGACCGCAGCCGATGCAAGCTATAACCGCATTCGTACCTTAGTGAATGAGGAACTGAAAGCTTATTTCCGACCAGAATTCCTCAACCGCTTGGATGATATTATCGTCTTCACCCAGCTTGCTAAAGATGAAGTCAAGCAAATTGCTGATATTCTGCTGCGCGAACTGGCTAATCGCTTGACTGAAAAGGGAATTACCTTAGAAGTTACAGAACGCTTTAAAGAGCGTGTAGTAGAAGAAGGCTATAACCCCAGTTACGGTGCGAGACCGTTACGCCGAGCAATTATGCGCTTGTTAGAAGATCCTCTAGCTGAAGCCATGCTTTCTGGTCAAGTCACCGATGGAGTTACAGCCACTGTAGATGTTGATGATGACAATCAAGTGACAATACATGGCTCACAACAGCGAGAGTTACTCTTGGCTAATGCTGGCTAG
- a CDS encoding restriction endonuclease subunit R, whose amino-acid sequence MTILNASNLSLENVQRLFGFQEQYSESFSHLLSLEPLLEAEHQELLQIRDDFRRYLKSGKVSEGQVKFLVLAPLLRLAGFYRYPIEIRLEEDIADIEVEDEDITIKGRMDILAISKAKNTKSQVYFWILLIESKNSQIDISTGLPQLLTYAYKSLNNQTSVWGLSTNGRAYQFVYIEQGNPPIYHLMPLLNFMEPPRAIQLLQVLKAICQI is encoded by the coding sequence ATGACAATTCTCAATGCTAGTAATTTATCTCTAGAAAATGTACAGCGTCTGTTTGGCTTCCAAGAACAGTACAGTGAATCATTTTCTCACCTGTTATCCCTGGAACCCCTCCTAGAAGCAGAACACCAAGAACTTCTACAAATTAGAGATGACTTTCGACGTTACCTGAAATCCGGTAAAGTTTCGGAAGGACAGGTAAAGTTCCTTGTACTTGCACCCTTGCTGAGATTAGCTGGCTTTTATCGCTATCCTATCGAGATTCGCCTAGAAGAAGATATTGCTGATATTGAGGTTGAAGATGAAGATATCACCATTAAAGGTAGGATGGATATTTTAGCTATTAGTAAAGCTAAAAATACTAAATCTCAAGTATATTTCTGGATACTTTTAATTGAATCAAAAAATAGTCAAATTGATATATCAACTGGCTTACCCCAACTGCTCACCTACGCTTATAAAAGTTTAAATAATCAAACATCTGTTTGGGGTTTAAGCACTAACGGTAGAGCTTATCAGTTCGTTTATATTGAACAAGGTAATCCTCCCATTTATCACTTGATGCCATTATTAAATTTTATGGAACCTCCCCGTGCAATTCAATTATTACAAGTTTTAAAAGCCATTTGCCAGATATAG